One part of the Arabidopsis thaliana chromosome 4, partial sequence genome encodes these proteins:
- a CDS encoding 2-oxoglutarate (2OG) and Fe(II)-dependent oxygenase superfamily protein (2-oxoglutarate (2OG) and Fe(II)-dependent oxygenase superfamily protein; FUNCTIONS IN: oxidoreductase activity, acting on paired donors, with incorporation or reduction of molecular oxygen, 2-oxoglutarate as one donor, and incorporation of one atom each of oxygen into both donors, oxidoreductase activity; INVOLVED IN: flavonoid biosynthetic process; LOCATED IN: cellular_component unknown; CONTAINS InterPro DOMAIN/s: Oxoglutarate/iron-dependent oxygenase (InterPro:IPR005123); BEST Arabidopsis thaliana protein match is: 2-oxoglutarate (2OG) and Fe(II)-dependent oxygenase superfamily protein (TAIR:AT4G25300.1); Has 8508 Blast hits to 8467 proteins in 1001 species: Archae - 0; Bacteria - 1107; Metazoa - 113; Fungi - 987; Plants - 4952; Viruses - 0; Other Eukaryotes - 1349 (source: NCBI BLink).) yields MEGKGVTFSSVIVPSVQEMVKEKVITTVLPPRYVRSDQEKGEAAIDSGENQIPIIDMSLLSSSTSMDSEIDKLDFACKEWGFFQLVNHGMDLDKFKSDIQDFFNLPMEEKKKLWQQPGDIEGFGQAFVFSEEQKLDWADVFFLTMQPVPLRKPHLFPKLPLPFRDTLDTYSAELKSIAKVLFAKLASALKIKPEEMEKLFDDELGQRIRMNYYPPCPEPDKAIGLTPHSDATGLTILLQVNEVEGLQIKKDGKWVSVKPLPNALVVNVGDILEIITNGTYRSIEHRGVVNSEKERLSVASFHNTGFGKEIGPMRSLVERHKGALFKTLTTEEYFHGLFSRELDGKAYLDVMRI; encoded by the exons ATGGAAGGTAAAGGAGTAACCTTTAGTTCTGTTATAGTTCCTTCTGTTCAAGAGATGGTGAAGGAGAAGGTGATCACAACGGTACTTCCTCCGAGGTATGTGCGGTCTGATCAAGAAAAAGGCGAGGCAGCCATTGATTCTGGTGAAAACCAAATCCCAATCATAGACATGagtcttttgtcttcttcaacctcCATGGATTCTGAGATTGACAAACTCGACTTTGCTTGCAAAGAATGGGGATTTTTCCAG CTTGTAAACCATGGAATGGACTTGGACAAATTCAAGTCCGATATTCAAGATTTCTTCAACCTTCccatggaagagaagaagaagctgtggCAACAACCCGGTGATATCGAAGGGTTTGGACaagcttttgtgttttcagAAGAGCAGAAACTCGATTGGGCTGACGTTTTCTTCCTTACAATGCAACCTGTTCCATTACGCAAACCTCACTTGTTTCCCAAGTTACCTCTTCCCTTCAG aGATACACTGGATACGTATTCGGCTGAACTGAAAAGCATAGCTAAGGTCTTATTCGCGAAACTAGCGAGTGCACTCAAAATCAAACCTGAGGAAATGGAAAAGTTGTTTGATGATGAGTTAGGTCAGAGAATTAGGATGAATTACTACCCGCCTTGTCCGGAGCCCGATAAGGCTATTGGTCTAACTCCACATTCCGATGCTACAGGACTCACCATACTGTTGCAGGTTAATGAAGTTGAAGGTctccaaatcaagaaagatgGCAAGTGGGTTTCTGTCAAACCTCTCCCAAATGCTTTAGTTGTCAATGTTGGAGACATCTTAGAG ATCATAACGAATGGGACATACCGAAGTATAGAGCATCGTGGAGTTGTAAActcagagaaagagaggctTTCTGTGGCGTCATTCCATAATACGGGGTTCGGTAAAGAAATTGGTCCGATGAGAAGTCTCGTGGAAAGGCACAAGGGTGCACTTTTCAAAACCCTGACCACTGAAGAGTATTTCCATGGCTTGTTTTCCCGTGAGCTCGATGGAAAAGCTTACCTTGATGTTATGAGAATCTAA
- a CDS encoding 2-oxoglutarate (2OG) and Fe(II)-dependent oxygenase superfamily protein — protein MEGKGVTFSSVIVPSVQEMVKEKVITTVLPPRYVRSDQEKGEAAIDSGENQIPIIDMSLLSSSTSMDSEIDKLDFACKEWGFFQLVNHGMDLDKFKSDIQDFFNLPMEEKKKLWQQPGDIEGFGQAFVFSEEQKLDWADVFFLTMQPVPLRKPHLFPKLPLPFRDTLDTYSAELKSIAKVLFAKLASALKIKPEEMEKLFDDELGLTILLQVNEVEGLQIKKDGKWVSVKPLPNALVVNVGDILEIITNGTYRSIEHRGVVNSEKERLSVASFHNTGFGKEIGPMRSLVERHKGALFKTLTTEEYFHGLFSRELDGKAYLDVMRI, from the exons ATGGAAGGTAAAGGAGTAACCTTTAGTTCTGTTATAGTTCCTTCTGTTCAAGAGATGGTGAAGGAGAAGGTGATCACAACGGTACTTCCTCCGAGGTATGTGCGGTCTGATCAAGAAAAAGGCGAGGCAGCCATTGATTCTGGTGAAAACCAAATCCCAATCATAGACATGagtcttttgtcttcttcaacctcCATGGATTCTGAGATTGACAAACTCGACTTTGCTTGCAAAGAATGGGGATTTTTCCAG CTTGTAAACCATGGAATGGACTTGGACAAATTCAAGTCCGATATTCAAGATTTCTTCAACCTTCccatggaagagaagaagaagctgtggCAACAACCCGGTGATATCGAAGGGTTTGGACaagcttttgtgttttcagAAGAGCAGAAACTCGATTGGGCTGACGTTTTCTTCCTTACAATGCAACCTGTTCCATTACGCAAACCTCACTTGTTTCCCAAGTTACCTCTTCCCTTCAG aGATACACTGGATACGTATTCGGCTGAACTGAAAAGCATAGCTAAGGTCTTATTCGCGAAACTAGCGAGTGCACTCAAAATCAAACCTGAGGAAATGGAAAAGTTGTTTGATGATGAGTTAG GACTCACCATACTGTTGCAGGTTAATGAAGTTGAAGGTctccaaatcaagaaagatgGCAAGTGGGTTTCTGTCAAACCTCTCCCAAATGCTTTAGTTGTCAATGTTGGAGACATCTTAGAG ATCATAACGAATGGGACATACCGAAGTATAGAGCATCGTGGAGTTGTAAActcagagaaagagaggctTTCTGTGGCGTCATTCCATAATACGGGGTTCGGTAAAGAAATTGGTCCGATGAGAAGTCTCGTGGAAAGGCACAAGGGTGCACTTTTCAAAACCCTGACCACTGAAGAGTATTTCCATGGCTTGTTTTCCCGTGAGCTCGATGGAAAAGCTTACCTTGATGTTATGAGAATCTAA
- a CDS encoding uncharacterized protein (Expressed protein; FUNCTIONS IN: molecular_function unknown; INVOLVED IN: biological_process unknown; LOCATED IN: cellular_component unknown; CONTAINS InterPro DOMAIN/s: Protein of unknown function DUF3128 (InterPro:IPR021475).) codes for MSSENEDSSSVRRRVSCTKCFDALWFCYSPFYQMQQYYRVGKLDDCTKKFSDLFDCLSLKTKRASEAERILEEQEKAAAEKHIWIMRTQEEAVSHWNETFGHLEDPNS; via the exons ATGAGCTCGGAGAACGAAGACTCTTCATCTGTGCGACGGCGCGTGTCCTGCACTAAATGCTTCGACGCTCTCTGGTTCTGCTATT CACCATTTTATCAAATGCAGCAGTATTACCGGGTTGGAAAACTTGATGATTGTACTAAGAAGTTCTCTGACCTCTTTGATTGTCTTTCCTTGAAGACAAAAAGAGCTTCTGAAGCCGAG AGAATTCTGGAAGAGCAAGAGAAAGCTGCTGCGGAAAAACATATCTGGATTATGCGAACACAGGAAGAAGCTGTAAGCCATTGGAATGAGACTTTTGGGCATTTGGAAGATCCAAATTCTTAG
- a CDS encoding uncharacterized protein (Expressed protein; CONTAINS InterPro DOMAIN/s: Protein of unknown function DUF3128 (InterPro:IPR021475); Has 35333 Blast hits to 34131 proteins in 2444 species: Archae - 798; Bacteria - 22429; Metazoa - 974; Fungi - 991; Plants - 531; Viruses - 0; Other Eukaryotes - 9610 (source: NCBI BLink).) — protein MSSENEDSSSVRRRVSCTKCFDALWFCYWMSRWSNITSNGDDTGNDLAPFYQMQQYYRVGKLDDCTKKFSDLFDCLSLKTKRASEAERILEEQEKAAAEKHIWIMRTQEEAVSHWNETFGHLEDPNS, from the exons ATGAGCTCGGAGAACGAAGACTCTTCATCTGTGCGACGGCGCGTGTCCTGCACTAAATGCTTCGACGCTCTCTGGTTCTGCTATT GGATGTCTAGATGGTCCAACATAACCAGCAATGGCGATGACACAGGAAACGATTTGG CACCATTTTATCAAATGCAGCAGTATTACCGGGTTGGAAAACTTGATGATTGTACTAAGAAGTTCTCTGACCTCTTTGATTGTCTTTCCTTGAAGACAAAAAGAGCTTCTGAAGCCGAG AGAATTCTGGAAGAGCAAGAGAAAGCTGCTGCGGAAAAACATATCTGGATTATGCGAACACAGGAAGAAGCTGTAAGCCATTGGAATGAGACTTTTGGGCATTTGGAAGATCCAAATTCTTAG
- a CDS encoding uncharacterized protein (Expressed protein) has protein sequence MSRWSNITSNGDDTGNDLAPFYQMQQYYRVGKLDDCTKKFSDLFDCLSLKTKRASEAERILEEQEKAAAEKHIWIMRTQEEAVSHWNETFGHLEDPNS, from the exons ATGTCTAGATGGTCCAACATAACCAGCAATGGCGATGACACAGGAAACGATTTGG CACCATTTTATCAAATGCAGCAGTATTACCGGGTTGGAAAACTTGATGATTGTACTAAGAAGTTCTCTGACCTCTTTGATTGTCTTTCCTTGAAGACAAAAAGAGCTTCTGAAGCCGAG AGAATTCTGGAAGAGCAAGAGAAAGCTGCTGCGGAAAAACATATCTGGATTATGCGAACACAGGAAGAAGCTGTAAGCCATTGGAATGAGACTTTTGGGCATTTGGAAGATCCAAATTCTTAG
- a CDS encoding AT hook motif DNA-binding family protein (AT hook motif DNA-binding family protein; FUNCTIONS IN: DNA binding; INVOLVED IN: biological_process unknown; LOCATED IN: cellular_component unknown; EXPRESSED IN: 22 plant structures; EXPRESSED DURING: 13 growth stages; CONTAINS InterPro DOMAIN/s: Protein of unknown function DUF296 (InterPro:IPR005175), AT hook, DNA-binding motif (InterPro:IPR017956); BEST Arabidopsis thaliana protein match is: AT hook motif DNA-binding family protein (TAIR:AT5G51590.1); Has 750 Blast hits to 746 proteins in 24 species: Archae - 0; Bacteria - 0; Metazoa - 2; Fungi - 0; Plants - 748; Viruses - 0; Other Eukaryotes - 0 (source: NCBI BLink).): MEEREGTNINNNITSSFGLKQQHEAAASDGGYSMDPPPRPENPNPFLVPPTTVPAAATVAAAVTENAATPFSLTMPTENTSAEQLKKKRGRPRKYNPDGTLVVTLSPMPISSSVPLTSEFPPRKRGRGRGKSNRWLKKSQMFQFDRSPVDTNLAGVGTADFVGANFTPHVLIVNAGEDVTMKIMTFSQQGSRAICILSANGPISNVTLRQSMTSGGTLTYEGRFEILSLTGSFMQNDSGGTRSRAGGMSVCLAGPDGRVFGGGLAGLFLAAGPVQVMVGTFIAGQEQSQLELAKERRLRFGAQPSSISFNISAEERKARFERLNKSVAIPAPTTSYTHVNTTNAVHSYYTNSVNHVKDPFSSIPVGGGGGGEVGEEEGEEDDDELEGEDEEFGGDSQSDNEIPS, translated from the exons ATGGAGGAGAGAGAAGGAaccaacatcaacaacaacatcactAGCAGTTTCGGCTTGAAGCAGCAACATGAAGCTGCTGCTTCTGATGGTGGTTACTCAATGGACCCACCACCAAGACCCGAAAACCCTAACCCGTTTTTAGTCCCACCCACTACTGTCCCCGCGGCCGCCACCGTAGCAGCAGCTGTTACTGAGAATGCGGCTACTCCGTTTAGCTTAACAATGCCGACGGAGAACACTTCAGCTGAGCAgctgaaaaagaagagaggtaGGCCGAGAAAGTATAATCCCGATGGGACTCTTGTCGTGACTTTATCGCCGATGCCAATCTCGTCCTCTGTTCCGTTGACGTCGGAGTTTCCTCCAAGGAAACGAGGAAGAGGACGTGGCAAGTCTAATCGATGGCTCAAGAAGTCTCAAATGTTCCAATTCGATAGAAGTCCTG TTGATACCAATTTGGCAGGTGTAGGAACTGCTGATTTTGTTGGTGCCAACTTTACACCTCATGTACTGATCGTCAACGCCGGAGag GATGTGACGATGAAGATAATGACATTCTCTCAACAAGGATCTCGTGCTATCTGCATCCTTTCAGCTAATGGTCCCATCTCCAATGTTACGCTTCGTCAATCTATGACATCCGGTGGTACTCTAACTTATGAG GGTCGTTTTGAGATTCTCTCTTTGACGGGTTCGTTTATGCAAAATGACTCTGGAGGAACTCGAAGTAGAGCTGGTGGTATGAGTGTTTGCCTTGCAGGACCAGATGGTCGTGTCTTTGGTGGAGGACTCGCTGGTCTCTTTCTTGCTGCTGGTCCTGTCCAG GTAATGGTAGGGACTTTTATAGCTGGTCAAGAGCAGTCACAGCTGGAGCTAGCAAAAGAAAGACGGCTAAGATTTGGGGCTCAACCATCTTCTATCTCCTTTAACATATCCGCAGAAGAACGGAAGGCGAGATTCGAGAGGCTTAACAAGTCTGTTGCTATTCCTGCACCAACCACTTCATACACGCATGTAAACACAACAAATGCGGTTCACAGTTACTATACAAACTCGGTTAACCATGTCAAGGATCCCTTCTCGTCTATCCCagtaggaggaggaggaggtggagaggtaggagaagaagagggtgaagaagatgatgatgaattagAAGGTGAAGACGAAGAATTCGGAGGCGATAGCCAATCTGACAACGAGATTCCGAGCTGA
- a CDS encoding SAWADEE protein (unknown protein; Has 21 Blast hits to 21 proteins in 10 species: Archae - 0; Bacteria - 0; Metazoa - 0; Fungi - 0; Plants - 21; Viruses - 0; Other Eukaryotes - 0 (source: NCBI BLink).), with product MHNSLTSNQSGATSPTVFSGEFADDVDWSDENWPELEFRSAEDEAWYAVEFSDICDALWISFNGFSYEHDEFYPADDFKNSDEIQEFEERFRACSEQMQDIECPKVHEGTQVCATFPSVTEEVKFYDAIVVTVERTKHERDEEGNEICGCDFKLFWKQGPWINQVTTAKVGDICLRAKDNRINPKVVSFLKEARRKLHGETCNQGEETEWQKILEKVNSAIQNNLSVDG from the exons ATGCACAACTCTCTAACTTCTAATCAGAGTGGGGCTACTAGTCCGACGGTTTTCTCCGGCGAGTTCGCCGATGACGTCGACTGGTCCGATGAAAACTGGCCGGAACTAGAGTTCCGTTCAGCGGAGGACGAAGCTTGGTACGCCGTAGAATTTTCTGACATCTGTGACGCTTTGTGGATCAGCTTCAACGGCTTCTCTTATGAGCACGACGAGTTTTATCCAGCTGACGATTTCAAAAACTCCGACGAGATTCAAGAATTCGAAGAGAGGTTTCGAGCTTGTTCCGAGCAGATGCAAGACATCGAATGTCCCAAGGTCCATGAAGGCACCCAGGTCTGCGCCACGTTTCCTTCCGTCACCGAAGAAGTCAAGTTCTACGACGCTATCGTCGTTACG GTGGAGAGGACGAAGCATGAACGAGACGAGGAAGGGAACGAAATTTGTGGATGTGATTTCAAACTTTTCTGGAAACAAGGTCCTTGGATTAACCAAGTGACTACTGCGAAAGTTGGAGATATTTGTCTCAGAGCAAAGGATAATCGAATAAATCCAAAAGTGGTTTCGTTCTTGAAAGAAGCTAGAAGGAAGCTTCATGGAGAAACATGTAATCAAG GGGAAGAGACAGAGTGGCAAAAGATTCTTGAGAAGGTGAATTCTGCTATTCAAAACAACTTAAGCGTTGATGGATGA
- the FKBP53 gene encoding FK506 BINDING PROTEIN 53 (FK506 BINDING PROTEIN 53 (FKBP53); FUNCTIONS IN: FK506 binding, peptidyl-prolyl cis-trans isomerase activity, histone binding; INVOLVED IN: nucleosome assembly; LOCATED IN: nucleolus, nucleus; EXPRESSED IN: 23 plant structures; EXPRESSED DURING: 13 growth stages; CONTAINS InterPro DOMAIN/s: Peptidyl-prolyl cis-trans isomerase, FKBP-type (InterPro:IPR001179); BEST Arabidopsis thaliana protein match is: FKBP-like peptidyl-prolyl cis-trans isomerase family protein (TAIR:AT5G05420.1); Has 30201 Blast hits to 17322 proteins in 780 species: Archae - 12; Bacteria - 1396; Metazoa - 17338; Fungi - 3422; Plants - 5037; Viruses - 0; Other Eukaryotes - 2996 (source: NCBI BLink).) — MGFWGLEVKPGKPQAYNPKNEQGKIHVTQATLGTGLSKEKSVIQCSIGDKAPIALCSLLPNKIECCPLNLEFDDDDEPVEFTVTGDRSIHLSGFLEYYQDDEDDYEHDEDDSDGIDVGESEEDDSCEYDSEEDEQLDEFEDFLDSNLERYRNAAAPKSGVIIEEIEDEEKPAKDNKAKQTKKKSQASEGENAKKQIVAIEGAHVPVLESEDEDEDGLPIPKGKSSEVENASGEKMVVDNDEQGSNKKRKAKAAEQDDGQESANKSKKKKNQKEKKKGENVLNEEAGQVQTGNVLKKQDISQISSNTKAQDGTANNAMSESSKTPDKSAEKKTKNKKKKKPSDEAAEISGTVEKQTPADSKSSQVRTYPNGLIVEELSMGKPNGKRADPGKTVSVRYIGKLQKNGKIFDSNIGKSPFKFRLGIGSVIKGWDVGVNGMRVGDKRKLTIPPSMGYGVKGAGGQIPPNSWLTFDVELINVQ, encoded by the exons ATGGGATTCTGGG GACTTGAAGTGAAACCTGGGAAGCCTCAAGCTTATAATCCAAAAAATGAACAAGGAAAGATTCACGTGACCCAG GCAACTCTAGGTACGGGTTTGAGCAAAGAAAAGAGTGTGATTCAGTGTTCAATAGGAGACAAGGCTCCTATTGCTTTGTGTTCATTGTTGCCAAACAAAATCGAATGTTGCCCTCTGAATCTTGAGtttgacgatgatgatgagcCAGTGGAATTCACCGTGACTGGTGACAGAAGTATCCACTTGTCTGGATTCTTGGAGTATTATCAggacgatgaagatgattatgagcatgatgaagatgattc AGATGGTATTGATGTTGGTGAGTCTGAGGAAGACGATTCGTGTGAATATGATAGTGAAGAGGATGAGCAATTGGATGAATTTGAAGACTTCCTTGATAGCAATCTTGAAAGGTATCGGAATGCTGCTGCCCCAAAGAGTGGAG TTATAATTGAGGAgatagaagatgaagagaaaccTGCCAAAGATAATAAGGcaaaacaaaccaagaagaagagtcaaGCTAGCGAAGGTGAGAatgcaaagaaacaaatcgTTGCCATAGAGGGTGCCCATGTTCCAGTTTTGGAAAGCgaagatgaagacgaagacggTTTACCTATTCCTAAAGGAAAATCATCTGAAGTAGAGAATGCGTCAGGTGAGAAGATGGTTGTAGATAATGACGAACAAGGTAGTAACAAGAAACGGAAGGCCAAGGCTGCTGAGCAAGATGATGGACAAGAAAG TGCAAACAagagtaaaaagaagaaaaatcagaaagagaagaagaaaggggaAAATGTCTTAAATGAGGAAGCTGGACAAGTTCAGACGGGAAATGTTCTGAAGAAGCAGGATATTAGCCAAATTTCTTCAAACACAAAAGCTCAAGATGGAACTGCAAACAATGCCAT GAGTGAAAGCTCCAAGACCCCAGATAAATCTGCtgagaagaaaactaaaaataagaaaaagaagaaaccaagtgACGAAGCTGCAGAAATTTCTGGTACTGTTGAGAAGCAAACCCCAGCGGACTCCAAGTCTTCTCAAGTACGGACATACCCAAATGGGCTCATTGTTGAAGAGTTGAGCATGGGAAAACCCAACGGCAAGAGAGCTGATCCTGGAAAAACG GTTTCTGTGCGCTATAttggaaaacttcagaagaaTGGGAAGATTTTCGATTCCAACATTGGAAAATCACCATTTAAGTTTCGTCTAG GTATTGGATCAGTCATTAAGGGATGGGATGTTGGAGTTAATG GCATGCGCGTTGGTGACAAAAGGAAGCTTACAATTCCTCCATCAATGGG GTATGGTGTGAAGGGTGCTGGTGGCCAGATTCCTCCTAATTCTTGGCTGACTTTTGATGTCGAACTGATTAATGTTCAATAA
- the FKBP53 gene encoding FK506 BINDING PROTEIN 53 (FK506 BINDING PROTEIN 53 (FKBP53); CONTAINS InterPro DOMAIN/s: Peptidyl-prolyl cis-trans isomerase, FKBP-type (InterPro:IPR001179); BEST Arabidopsis thaliana protein match is: FKBP-like peptidyl-prolyl cis-trans isomerase family protein (TAIR:AT5G05420.1).), whose product MGFWGLEVKPGKPQAYNPKNEQGKIHVTQATLGTGLSKEKSVIQCSIGDKAPIALCSLLPNKIECCPLNLEFDDDDEPVEFTVTGDRSIHLSGFLEYYQDDEDDYEHDEDDSDGIDVGESEEDDSCEYDSEEDEQLDEFEDFLDSNLERYRNAAAPKSGVIIEEIEDEEKPAKDNKAKQTKKKSQASEGENAKKQIVAIEGAHVPVLESEDEDEDGLPIPKGKSSEVENASGEKMVVDNDEQGSNKKRKAKAAEQDDGQESANKSKKKKNQKEKKKGENVLNEEAGQVQTGNVLKKQDISQISSNTKAQDGTANNAMSESSKTPDKSAEKKTKNKKKKKPSDEAAEISGTVEKQTPADSKSSQVRTYPNGLIVEELSMGKPNGKRADPGKTVSVRYIGKLQKNGKIFDSNIGKSPFKFRLGIGSVIKGWDVGVNVFEFHRHARW is encoded by the exons ATGGGATTCTGGG GACTTGAAGTGAAACCTGGGAAGCCTCAAGCTTATAATCCAAAAAATGAACAAGGAAAGATTCACGTGACCCAG GCAACTCTAGGTACGGGTTTGAGCAAAGAAAAGAGTGTGATTCAGTGTTCAATAGGAGACAAGGCTCCTATTGCTTTGTGTTCATTGTTGCCAAACAAAATCGAATGTTGCCCTCTGAATCTTGAGtttgacgatgatgatgagcCAGTGGAATTCACCGTGACTGGTGACAGAAGTATCCACTTGTCTGGATTCTTGGAGTATTATCAggacgatgaagatgattatgagcatgatgaagatgattc AGATGGTATTGATGTTGGTGAGTCTGAGGAAGACGATTCGTGTGAATATGATAGTGAAGAGGATGAGCAATTGGATGAATTTGAAGACTTCCTTGATAGCAATCTTGAAAGGTATCGGAATGCTGCTGCCCCAAAGAGTGGAG TTATAATTGAGGAgatagaagatgaagagaaaccTGCCAAAGATAATAAGGcaaaacaaaccaagaagaagagtcaaGCTAGCGAAGGTGAGAatgcaaagaaacaaatcgTTGCCATAGAGGGTGCCCATGTTCCAGTTTTGGAAAGCgaagatgaagacgaagacggTTTACCTATTCCTAAAGGAAAATCATCTGAAGTAGAGAATGCGTCAGGTGAGAAGATGGTTGTAGATAATGACGAACAAGGTAGTAACAAGAAACGGAAGGCCAAGGCTGCTGAGCAAGATGATGGACAAGAAAG TGCAAACAagagtaaaaagaagaaaaatcagaaagagaagaagaaaggggaAAATGTCTTAAATGAGGAAGCTGGACAAGTTCAGACGGGAAATGTTCTGAAGAAGCAGGATATTAGCCAAATTTCTTCAAACACAAAAGCTCAAGATGGAACTGCAAACAATGCCAT GAGTGAAAGCTCCAAGACCCCAGATAAATCTGCtgagaagaaaactaaaaataagaaaaagaagaaaccaagtgACGAAGCTGCAGAAATTTCTGGTACTGTTGAGAAGCAAACCCCAGCGGACTCCAAGTCTTCTCAAGTACGGACATACCCAAATGGGCTCATTGTTGAAGAGTTGAGCATGGGAAAACCCAACGGCAAGAGAGCTGATCCTGGAAAAACG GTTTCTGTGCGCTATAttggaaaacttcagaagaaTGGGAAGATTTTCGATTCCAACATTGGAAAATCACCATTTAAGTTTCGTCTAG GTATTGGATCAGTCATTAAGGGATGGGATGTTGGAGTTAATG TTTTTGAATTCCACAGGCATGCGCGTTGGTGA